The following are encoded together in the Phaseolus vulgaris cultivar G19833 chromosome 9, P. vulgaris v2.0, whole genome shotgun sequence genome:
- the LOC137821711 gene encoding uncharacterized protein has protein sequence MMAATFLGMPGPWAEDYREPSDPYTTKIGGLPDWPLPINADLLRCAACSGQVCLVAQVYAPLSQHRTLFLLGCVSPECGTAWRVLRVQNIVDVDSSQRKQLPSDGEVPCANVSDDEDGGDMDFEQLGKALFEAGTAASNTKRKKPRKKRQNKPPLSSLHPKVTAFFQNDVPVVPCFYIYAQEESSSVDLSPICSSYSSLSLKENGSDAEDPSQPEEAWEKEHYEYDKALTADRTYLKFKKRLDAYPEQCFRYSYGGRPILAAVNEINPGNCRLCGRPRQFEMQLMPPLLYFLQEALGEGRHLVEKWNWMTLIVYTCSESCSVEIEQGKSNMGWMVAEEAVVAQCEESMFVQPGFFS, from the exons ATGATGGCAGCAACTTTTCTAGGCATGCCAGGCCCATGGGCAGAGGATTATCGCGAACCATCTGATCCTTATACAACTAAAATCGGAGGACTCCCT GACTGGCCCCTTCCCATAAACGCCGATTTGCTACGCTGCGCCGCGTGCTCCGGCCAAGTCTGCTTGGTGGCGCAGGTTTACGCTCCCCTTTCTCAACACCGCACCCTCTTCCTTCTCGGTTGCGTCTCGCCCGAATGCGGAACCGCTTGGCGCGTTCTCCGAGTTCAGAACATTGTTGACGTGGACTCCTCTCAACGAAAACAACTTCCGTCCGACGGTGAAGTTCCGTGTGCCAACGTGTCGGATGACGAAGACGGAGGTGACATGGATTTTGAACAACTGGGTAAGGCTCTCTTTGAAGCCGGGACTGCGGCCTCCAACACCAAGCGCAAGAAGCCGCGGAAAAAACGACAGAACAAGCCCCCTTTATCTTCTCTACATCCAAAAGTGACAGCTTTTTTTCAAAATGACGTGCCTG TGGTGCCCTGTTTTTATATATACGCACAGGAAGAGTCGTCCTCTGTGGATCTTAGTCCTATATGTTCTAGCTATTCTTCACTTTCTCTCAAGGAGAATGGAAGTGATGCCGAGGATCCTTCACAACCGGAAGAAGCCTGGGAAAAGGAACATTATGAGTATGATAAAGCTTTGACTGCTGATAGAACTTACCTCAAGTTCAAGAAACGATTGGATGCATATCCTGAGCAATGTTTTAG ATATTCGTATGGTGGGAGGCCCATTTTAGCTGCAGTCAATGAAATAAACCCTGGTAACTGCAGACTATGTGGCAGACCAAGACAATTTGAGATGCAGCTGATGCCTCCATTACTATACTTCCTTCAGGAAGCTCTTGGTGAAGGAAGACATTTGGTGGAAAAGTGGAATTGGATGACCCTTATTGTATATACCTGTTCCGAG AGTTGCTCTGTAGAGATTGAACAAGGAAAGTCCAATATGGGATGGATGGTAGCAGAGGAGGCAGTTGTAGCTCAATGTGAAGAATCCATGTTCGTTCAGCCTGGCTTTTTCTCATGA
- the LOC137821149 gene encoding ABC transporter F family member 5 → MELAAKLHHLDLTGAVILDTRKPSVLRHLPPRVTTRANTNNTNISTNLIYTSRFSGPLRPSSASSSGVTTVTVDDDIESLFSETVSEEPRRGRKQQSGGASGVSSGVKLENVGKAYKGVTVLKDVSWEVKKGEKVGLVGVNGAGKTTQMRIIAGLEEPDYGNVIKAKSNMKIAFLNQEFEVSLSRTVREEFMSAFKEEMEVAGKLERVQKALEGSVNDLELMGRLLDEFDLLQRRAQSVDLDEVDAKINKLVPELGFAPEDSDRLVASFSGGWQMRMCLGKILLQDPDLLLLDEPTNHLDLDTIEWLEEYLNQQDVPMVIISHDRAFLDQLCTKIVETDMGVSRTFEGNYSQYIISKAAWIEAQYAAWEKQQKEIEHTRDLISRLSAGANSGRASSAGKKLERLQEEELVEKPFERKQMKIRFPERGQSGRSVVTIKNLEFGFEDKPLFKKANLTIERGEKIAIIGPNGCGKSSLLKLIMGLEKPTGGEVLLGEHNVLPNYFEQNQAEALDLDKTVLETVEEAAEDWRIDDIKGLLGRCNFKSDMLDRKVSLLSGGEKARLAFCKFMVKPSTLLVLDEPTNHLDIPSKEMLEEAISEYEGTVITVSHDRYFIKQIVNRVIEIKDGTIQDYAGDYNYYLEKNLDARERELEREAELDSKAPKVKAKSKMSKAEKEARKKQKVQAFQAAKQKSKGVKNAKRWN, encoded by the exons ATGGAATTGGCCGCGAAGCTTCATCACTTAGACCTCACCGGCGCGGTCATTTTAGATACACGAAAGCCCTCCGTGCTACGCCACCTTCCGCCACGCGTCACCACCAGAGCGAACACCAACAACACTAACATCAGCACCAATCTAATTTACACCAGCCGCTTCTCGGGCCCATTGCGGCCCAGTTCCGCTTCCTCTTCGGGCGTAACAACTGTAACCGTCGACGACGACATCGAGTCTCTCTTCTCCGAAACCGTCTCGGAAGAGCCGCGGCGCGGGAGGAAGCAGCAGAGTGGAGGCGCGTCGGGCGTGTCGTCGGGGGTGAAGCTGGAAAACGTGGGGAAGGCGTACAAGGGCGTGACAGTGTTGAAGGACGTGAGTTGGGAGGTGAAGAAGGGGGAGAAGGTGGGTTTGGTTGGCGTGAACGGCGCGGGGAAGACGACGCAGATGAGGATTATCGCTGGATTGGAGGAGCCGGATTACGGGAACGTGATAAAGGCGAAGTCGAACATGAAAATCGCGTTTCTGAATCAGGAGTTCGAGGTCTCGCTGAGCAGGACGGTGAGGGAGGAGTTCATGAGCGCGTTCAAGGAGGAAATGGAGGTGGCGGGGAAGTTGGAGAGGGTGCAGAAGGCGCTCGAGGGTTCTGTCAACGATTTGGAGTTGATGGGAAGGCTTTTGGATGAGTTTGATTTGCTTCAGCGGAGGGCTCAGTCTGTGGACCTCGATGAGGTTGATGCGAAAATAAATAAGTTGGTGCCTGAACTTGGCTTTGCTCCTGAGGATTCTGATAGGTTGGTTGCGTCTTTCAGTGGAGGCTGGCAGATGAGAATGTGTCTTGGAAAGATTCTACTCCAG GATCCTGATTTGTTGCTGTTAGATGAGCCTACAAATCACCTTGATCTTGACACCATTGAGTGGCTTGAGGAGTATCTTAACCAGCAGGATGTGCCGATGGTTATCATTTCCCATGACCGAGCTTTCCTTGATCAACTGTGTACAAAAATTGTGGAAACTGACATGGGTGTCTCCAGGACGTTTGAGGGAAATTATTCGCAGTACATAATTTCAAAAGCAGCATGGATTGAGGCACAGTATGCTGCTTGGGAGAAGCAGCAGAAAGAAATTGAGCACACAAGAGACTTGATCAGTAGATTAAGTGCTGGAGCAAATTCTGGCCGTGCTTCGTCTGCTGGAAAG AAGCTGGAGAGACTCCAGGAAGAGGAACTGGTGGAGAAGCCATTTGAACGCAAACAGATGAAAATCAGGTTCCCTGAGCGTGGACAGAGTGGAAGATCTGTTGTAACAATTAAGAACTTGGAATTTGGCTTTGAGGATAAG CCACTTTTCAAAAAGGCAAATCTTACAATTGAAAGGGGAGAAAAAATTGCCATTATTGGTCCAAATGGATGTGGCAAGAGTTCTTTACTGAAATTGATTATGGGTTTGGAAAAGCCAACTGGGGGTGAAGTTTTGCTTGGGGAGCATAATGTGTTACCTAACTATTTTGAGCAGAATCAG GCCGAGGCACTTGATCTAGACAAGACAGTGCTTGAGACAGTAGAGGAAGCAGCAGAGGACTGGAGGATAGATGATATTAAAGGACTTCTTGGGCGTTGTAATTTTAAATCTGATATGCTTGACCGAAAAGTTTCACTATTAAGTGGTGGTGAGAAG GCACGGCTGGCTTTTTGCAAGTTCATGGTAAAACCATCCACTCTGCTTGTGTTGGATGAACCAACCAATCACTTGGATATACCTTCTAAAGAAATGCTTGAG GAGGCAATAAGTGAATACGAGGGCACTGTTATCACAGTATCTCATGACAGATACTTCATAAAGCAAATAGTTAACAGGGTCATAGAAATTAAAGATGGCACTATACAGGATTATGCAGGTGATTACAAT TATTATTTAGAGAAGAATCTTGATGCTAGGGAAAGAGAACTTGAACGCGAGGCAGAACTTGATAGCAAAGCTCCTAAAGTGAAAGCCAAATCCAAGATGTCCAAG GCTGAGAAAGAAGCACGGAAGAAGCAAAAGGTGCAAGCCTTTCAGGCAGCAAAACAGAAGTCTAAAGGTGTGAAAAATGCGAAGAGATGGAATTGA